In Bacillus sp. NP247, one DNA window encodes the following:
- a CDS encoding PolC-type DNA polymerase III, with translation MSLTNEQQERFQILLQQLQIPEDLINQYLHGGGIEKLVIDKANKSWHFDLQVPRILPTELYELLETKLKQSFSHIARTTFALRAENKQFTEEEVRAYWPLCTERITFSPMFAYLKKQLPQVNGVKLLLNVNNELESTALKKNVAKPVGDQYEAFGFPRFQLDTHIKQNAEEMQKFREQTQEEDRQRVIQAMEEMAKKQAEESDVVHEGPVVLGYLIKPDEEITPLREIQDEERRKTVQGYVFHVETKELRSGRTLLTLKITDYTNSIMIKMFSRDKEDIPMLQSLKKGTWVKARGSVQNDTFVRDLVMIANDINEITGPSRKDKAKEGEKRVELHLHTPMSQMDAVTSVSKLVAQAGKWGHEAIAVTDHAVAQSFPEAYSAGKKAGVKVLYGVEANLVNDGVPIAYNEAHRLLAEETYVVFDVETTGLSAVYDTVIELAAVKIKGGEIIDRFESFANPHQPLSATIIELTGITDDMLTDAPEVDEVFKKFEEWMGDHTLVAHNASFDMGFINVGFKKAGIEKTKNPVIDTLELARFLFPEMKNHRLNTMCKKLDIELTQHHRAIYDTEATGYLLVKMLKDVIEKGFEYHDQLNDSMGQGDAYKRGRPSHMTLLATSDVGLKNLYKLVSYSHLNYFYRVPRVPRSLLKKYREGIIVGTACDKGEVFEAMMQKAPEEVEEIAQFYDYIEVMPPEVLRHLVERELVRDEGQLKTIISNLVKLGETLDKPVVATGNVHYLDPEDAIYRKILVSSQGGANPLNRHSLPPVHFRTTNEMLDCFSFLGEDKAKEIVVTNTHKIASLIGDVHPVKDDLYTPKIEGADDETRDMSYVMARSIYGDELPEIVEARLEKELKSIIGHGFAVIYLISHKLVKKSLVDGYLVGSRGSVGSSFVATMMEITEVNPLPPHYVCPKCKQSEFFNDGSVGSGFDLPDKECPTCNVPYVKDGHDIPFETFLGFKGDKVPDIDLNFSGEYQPRAHNYTKILFGEDYVYRAGTIGTVAEKTAYGYVKGYANDHNLTIRNAEIDRLVAGCTGVKRTTGQHPGGIIVVPDYMDIFDFSPIQFPADSIGAEWRTTHFDFHSIHDNLLKLDILGHDDPTVIRMLQDLSGIDPKTIPTDDPEVMKIFSGPESLGVTEEQINCKTGTLGIPEFGTKFVRQMLEETKPTTFSELVQISGLSHGTDVWLGNANELIYNGTCTLSEVIGCRDDIMVYLIYQGLDPSLAFKIMESVRKGKGVPEEWEEEMRNNNVPGWYIDSCKKIKYMFPKAHAAAYVLMAVRIAYFKVHFALLFYAAYFTVRADDFDVEAMAKGSASIRVKIDEIAQKGLDAAPKEKSLLTVLEMTLEMCERGYSFQKVDLYRSHATEFIIDGDTLIPPFNAVPGLGTNAAFSIVEARKNGDFLSKEDLQQRSKVSKTIIEYLDGQGCLGDLPDQNQLSLF, from the coding sequence ATGTCATTAACAAATGAACAACAAGAGCGATTTCAAATTTTGCTCCAACAGTTGCAAATACCAGAAGACCTTATAAATCAATATTTACATGGCGGTGGTATTGAAAAGCTAGTTATTGATAAAGCGAATAAAAGTTGGCATTTTGACTTACAAGTGCCACGTATTTTGCCGACAGAATTATATGAGTTGCTAGAAACAAAGCTTAAGCAATCATTTTCTCATATTGCAAGAACAACATTTGCATTACGGGCAGAGAATAAACAATTTACAGAAGAAGAAGTGAGGGCATATTGGCCGCTTTGTACAGAACGAATTACATTTTCACCTATGTTCGCGTACTTAAAGAAGCAACTTCCGCAGGTCAATGGCGTGAAGTTGCTATTAAATGTGAATAATGAGCTGGAATCTACTGCTTTAAAGAAAAACGTTGCGAAACCAGTAGGTGATCAATACGAAGCTTTTGGATTCCCACGTTTTCAGTTAGACACACATATAAAGCAAAATGCAGAAGAAATGCAAAAGTTTCGTGAGCAAACACAGGAAGAAGATCGACAAAGAGTTATACAGGCTATGGAAGAGATGGCTAAAAAGCAAGCTGAAGAAAGTGATGTTGTTCATGAAGGACCAGTTGTGCTTGGTTATCTTATTAAGCCAGATGAAGAGATTACGCCGCTGCGTGAAATTCAAGATGAAGAAAGAAGAAAAACCGTTCAAGGGTATGTTTTCCATGTAGAGACGAAAGAACTTCGTAGTGGACGTACGTTATTAACTTTAAAGATAACTGACTATACGAATTCTATTATGATTAAGATGTTCTCACGTGATAAAGAAGATATCCCGATGTTACAATCCTTGAAAAAAGGAACTTGGGTAAAAGCGCGTGGTTCAGTTCAAAATGATACATTCGTGCGTGATTTAGTTATGATCGCAAATGATATAAATGAAATAACGGGACCTTCTCGTAAAGATAAAGCAAAAGAAGGGGAAAAAAGAGTAGAACTTCATCTTCATACTCCAATGAGTCAAATGGATGCTGTTACTTCTGTTTCTAAGCTCGTTGCCCAAGCAGGAAAATGGGGGCATGAGGCTATTGCAGTTACAGACCATGCTGTTGCACAGTCATTCCCAGAAGCATATTCTGCTGGTAAAAAGGCTGGAGTTAAAGTTCTATATGGTGTAGAAGCAAATTTAGTTAATGATGGTGTACCAATAGCGTATAACGAAGCACATCGTCTACTTGCAGAAGAAACATATGTTGTCTTTGACGTTGAGACAACAGGGCTATCTGCTGTATATGATACAGTCATTGAGTTAGCTGCTGTAAAGATAAAAGGTGGCGAAATTATTGATCGCTTTGAATCTTTCGCAAATCCTCATCAACCATTATCGGCAACGATTATTGAACTAACAGGTATTACAGATGATATGTTAACTGATGCACCAGAAGTGGACGAAGTGTTTAAAAAGTTTGAGGAATGGATGGGTGACCATACGCTTGTTGCTCATAACGCAAGCTTCGATATGGGCTTTATTAACGTAGGTTTTAAAAAGGCTGGGATAGAAAAAACGAAAAATCCAGTTATTGATACGTTAGAACTTGCACGGTTCTTATTCCCAGAAATGAAAAATCATCGATTAAATACGATGTGTAAAAAGCTTGATATTGAATTAACGCAACATCACCGTGCGATTTATGATACAGAAGCAACGGGATATTTACTTGTGAAGATGTTAAAAGATGTGATCGAAAAGGGATTTGAATATCACGATCAACTAAACGATAGTATGGGACAAGGGGATGCATATAAACGTGGGCGTCCAAGTCATATGACATTACTTGCCACATCAGATGTTGGGTTGAAAAATTTATATAAACTTGTTTCATATTCTCACTTGAATTACTTTTATCGTGTACCACGCGTACCACGATCACTATTAAAAAAATATCGTGAAGGCATTATAGTAGGAACAGCTTGTGACAAAGGTGAAGTGTTTGAAGCTATGATGCAAAAAGCGCCTGAAGAAGTAGAAGAAATTGCGCAGTTCTACGATTATATTGAGGTCATGCCTCCAGAAGTGTTACGTCATTTAGTAGAACGTGAACTTGTTCGAGATGAAGGACAGTTAAAAACAATAATTTCTAACCTAGTAAAACTAGGTGAGACGTTAGATAAGCCAGTTGTTGCTACTGGGAATGTGCATTATTTAGATCCAGAGGACGCGATATATCGGAAAATTTTAGTCAGTTCGCAGGGCGGAGCTAATCCGTTAAATCGCCATTCATTACCGCCTGTACATTTCCGTACAACAAATGAAATGCTAGATTGTTTTTCATTCTTAGGTGAAGACAAAGCAAAAGAAATTGTTGTGACAAATACACACAAGATTGCATCATTAATTGGTGATGTTCATCCAGTAAAAGATGATTTATATACACCGAAAATTGAAGGTGCCGATGATGAAACACGTGATATGAGCTATGTAATGGCACGAAGTATCTATGGAGATGAACTACCGGAAATTGTAGAAGCTCGTTTGGAAAAAGAATTGAAAAGTATTATTGGACATGGATTCGCCGTTATTTATTTAATTTCACATAAGCTTGTGAAAAAATCGTTAGTAGACGGTTATTTAGTAGGTTCGCGTGGATCGGTAGGTTCATCATTTGTTGCAACGATGATGGAAATTACAGAAGTAAATCCATTACCACCACACTATGTATGTCCAAAGTGTAAACAATCAGAGTTCTTTAATGACGGTTCTGTAGGTTCTGGTTTTGATTTGCCAGATAAAGAATGCCCAACATGTAATGTTCCATACGTGAAGGATGGGCATGACATTCCTTTCGAAACGTTCCTTGGATTTAAAGGGGATAAGGTACCCGATATCGATTTGAATTTCTCCGGAGAATACCAACCCCGTGCCCATAACTATACGAAGATACTGTTCGGAGAAGATTATGTATACCGCGCAGGAACAATTGGTACGGTTGCGGAAAAAACCGCTTATGGATATGTGAAAGGTTATGCTAATGATCATAACTTAACAATTCGAAATGCAGAGATTGATCGCTTAGTTGCGGGATGTACAGGTGTAAAGCGTACGACCGGACAGCATCCAGGTGGTATTATCGTTGTTCCAGATTACATGGATATTTTTGACTTTTCACCAATTCAGTTTCCGGCTGATTCAATAGGTGCTGAGTGGAGAACAACGCACTTTGACTTCCACTCAATTCATGATAATTTATTGAAACTTGATATATTAGGACACGATGATCCGACTGTTATTCGTATGCTTCAAGATTTAAGTGGTATTGACCCGAAAACAATCCCAACGGATGATCCAGAAGTAATGAAAATTTTCTCTGGTCCAGAATCTTTAGGGGTAACGGAAGAACAGATTAACTGTAAAACAGGTACACTTGGTATACCAGAGTTTGGTACGAAATTCGTAAGACAAATGTTAGAAGAGACGAAACCAACGACGTTTTCAGAGCTTGTCCAAATTTCTGGACTGTCCCATGGTACAGATGTATGGTTAGGTAATGCGAATGAATTAATTTATAACGGTACGTGTACACTGAGTGAAGTTATCGGTTGTCGTGATGACATCATGGTATATTTAATTTATCAAGGCTTGGATCCATCATTAGCTTTCAAAATCATGGAGTCGGTGCGTAAAGGTAAAGGTGTACCAGAAGAATGGGAAGAGGAAATGAGAAATAACAATGTACCAGGTTGGTATATTGATTCATGTAAGAAGATTAAGTACATGTTCCCTAAAGCCCATGCGGCTGCTTACGTACTTATGGCTGTACGTATCGCATACTTTAAAGTACATTTCGCACTTTTATTTTATGCGGCATATTTTACAGTTCGTGCAGATGACTTTGATGTAGAGGCGATGGCGAAAGGTTCAGCATCCATACGTGTAAAAATTGATGAAATTGCACAAAAAGGATTGGATGCAGCACCGAAAGAGAAGAGTTTATTAACGGTACTAGAAATGACACTTGAAATGTGTGAGCGTGGTTATTCATTCCAAAAGGTTGATTTATACCGCTCGCATGCAACCGAATTTATAATTGATGGTGATACTTTAATTCCTCCATTTAATGCAGTGCCTGGTCTTGGTACAAACGCGGCTTTCAGTATTGTTGAAGCTCGTAAAAATGGTGATTTCTTATCAAAAGAAGACTTACAGCAGCGCAGTAAGGTTTCTAAAACGATTATTGAGTATTTAGATGGTCAAGGTTGTCTAGGAGATTTACCGGATCAAAACCAGTTATCACTGTTCTAA
- a CDS encoding proline--tRNA ligase, producing MKQSMVFSPTLREVPADAEIKSHQLLLRAGFMRQNASGIYSFLPFGLKVLHKVERIVREEMERAGAVELLMPAMQASELWQESGRWYSYGSELMRMKDRNAREFALGATHEEVITDLVRDEIKSYKKLPLTLYQIQTKFRDEQRPRFGLLRGREFLMKDAYSFHATQESLDEVYSGLYKAYSNIFARCGLNFRAVIADSGAMGGKDTHEFMVLSDVGEDTIAYSDTSDYAANIEMAPVVATYTKSDEAEKALEKVVTPDQKAIEEVSAFLNIAAEKCIKSMVFKVDEKLVVVLVRGDHEVNDVKVKNVYGASVVELASHEEIKELLNCEVGSLGPIGVTGDIEIIADHAVASIVNGCSGANEEGFHYVNVNPERDFKVSQYTDLRFIQEGDQSPDGNGTILFARGIEVGHVFKLGTRYSEAMNATFLDENGKTKPLIMGCYGIGVSRTVAAIAEQFNDENGLVWPKAVAPFHVHVIPVNMKSDAQREMGEKIYNSLQEQGYEVLLDDRAERAGVKFADADLFGLPVRVTVGKKADEGIVEVKVRATGESEEVKVEELQTYIANILK from the coding sequence ATGAAACAAAGTATGGTATTCAGTCCTACATTACGTGAAGTTCCAGCAGATGCTGAAATTAAGAGTCATCAATTATTACTTCGCGCAGGGTTTATGCGTCAAAATGCTTCTGGTATTTATAGTTTTCTACCATTTGGTTTAAAAGTGTTACACAAAGTAGAACGTATTGTTCGTGAAGAAATGGAGCGCGCAGGGGCAGTAGAACTATTAATGCCAGCTATGCAAGCTTCTGAATTATGGCAAGAATCAGGCCGTTGGTATTCTTACGGATCAGAATTAATGCGTATGAAAGATCGTAATGCTCGCGAGTTTGCGCTAGGGGCAACTCATGAGGAAGTAATTACAGACCTTGTACGTGATGAAATTAAATCATACAAAAAACTACCATTAACATTATATCAAATTCAAACAAAATTCCGTGATGAGCAAAGACCACGTTTCGGTTTATTACGCGGAAGAGAATTTTTAATGAAAGATGCGTATTCTTTCCATGCAACACAAGAAAGTTTGGATGAAGTATATAGCGGTTTATACAAAGCGTATTCTAATATCTTTGCTCGTTGTGGTTTGAATTTCCGTGCAGTTATCGCTGATTCTGGAGCAATGGGCGGAAAAGATACACACGAATTTATGGTGTTATCTGATGTAGGTGAAGATACAATTGCGTATTCTGATACATCTGATTATGCGGCAAATATTGAAATGGCTCCTGTTGTTGCTACGTATACGAAGAGTGATGAAGCCGAAAAAGCACTTGAAAAAGTAGTAACTCCAGATCAAAAAGCTATTGAAGAAGTATCTGCATTCTTAAATATTGCAGCGGAAAAATGCATTAAATCTATGGTGTTTAAAGTAGATGAGAAATTAGTAGTAGTACTTGTTCGTGGCGATCATGAAGTCAATGATGTAAAAGTGAAGAATGTATACGGAGCTTCAGTCGTTGAGCTTGCTTCCCATGAAGAAATAAAAGAGTTATTAAACTGTGAAGTTGGTTCTTTAGGACCGATTGGTGTTACAGGGGATATCGAAATTATCGCTGATCATGCTGTAGCATCAATTGTCAACGGATGTTCAGGAGCGAACGAAGAAGGATTCCATTATGTAAATGTAAATCCAGAACGTGACTTTAAAGTAAGTCAATATACAGATTTACGCTTCATCCAAGAAGGAGACCAATCTCCGGATGGAAATGGAACAATTCTTTTCGCACGTGGAATTGAAGTTGGTCATGTATTCAAATTAGGTACTCGTTATAGTGAAGCAATGAACGCAACGTTCCTAGATGAAAACGGAAAAACAAAACCACTTATTATGGGTTGTTACGGTATCGGTGTATCTCGTACAGTGGCAGCAATTGCAGAGCAGTTTAATGATGAGAATGGCTTAGTTTGGCCAAAAGCTGTTGCACCGTTCCATGTGCATGTAATTCCAGTAAATATGAAATCTGATGCACAACGTGAAATGGGTGAAAAGATCTACAACTCATTACAAGAGCAAGGATACGAAGTATTACTAGATGATCGTGCAGAACGTGCAGGTGTTAAATTTGCAGATGCAGATTTATTCGGCCTTCCAGTTCGTGTTACAGTTGGTAAAAAAGCAGATGAAGGTATTGTAGAAGTGAAAGTACGTGCTACAGGCGAGTCTGAAGAAGTGAAAGTAGAAGAACTTCAAACATATATTGCTAATATTTTAAAATAA
- the rseP gene encoding RIP metalloprotease RseP, with protein MNTAIAFILIFGALVFFHELGHLYFAKRAGILCREFAIGFGPKIFSFEKNETVYTIRLLPLGGYVRMAGEDADTVELKPGKKVGLVLNEKDEVVKLVFDGHEKYPNVRVIEVEQADLEHNLTISGYEEYEEELQTFRVNEKARIISAGEEIQIAPYNRQFGSKKLGQRALTIFAGPAMNFILAFVIFVILGFVQGVPVDKPMVGKVMENSAAEQAGLKENDTIQAINGKNTSTWKDVVTIVRENPNKEITLHVKRDSEQFNVKVTPTLDKEGKDEVGRIGVYSPVEKTVMGSIKSGFEQTYEWTKLIFDSLVKLVTGQFSINELSGPVGIYNLTDQVVDYGFTRVLSLAAVLSINLGLFNLLPVPALDGGRLFFFLIEALRGKPIDRQKEGMVHFIGFALLMLLMLVVTWNDIRKFFL; from the coding sequence TTGAATACAGCGATTGCCTTTATATTAATTTTCGGTGCACTCGTATTTTTCCATGAGCTAGGGCATCTATATTTCGCAAAAAGAGCAGGTATTTTGTGCCGCGAGTTTGCGATTGGTTTTGGTCCGAAAATATTCTCATTTGAAAAGAATGAAACGGTGTATACGATTCGATTACTGCCCCTTGGTGGCTATGTAAGAATGGCTGGCGAGGATGCGGACACAGTTGAGTTAAAGCCTGGAAAAAAGGTTGGGCTTGTATTAAATGAAAAAGACGAAGTTGTGAAATTAGTTTTTGACGGACATGAAAAATATCCAAATGTTCGTGTCATTGAAGTCGAACAAGCTGATTTAGAGCATAATCTTACAATTTCGGGCTATGAAGAGTACGAGGAAGAGCTGCAAACATTCCGAGTGAATGAAAAAGCTCGTATCATTTCTGCGGGAGAAGAAATTCAAATCGCTCCGTACAATAGACAATTTGGCTCTAAAAAATTGGGCCAACGTGCTCTAACAATCTTTGCAGGTCCTGCAATGAACTTTATTCTAGCATTTGTTATTTTTGTGATTCTTGGGTTTGTACAAGGAGTTCCCGTTGACAAACCGATGGTCGGAAAAGTAATGGAGAATAGTGCTGCAGAACAAGCTGGATTAAAAGAAAACGATACAATTCAAGCAATCAATGGGAAAAACACTAGTACATGGAAAGATGTTGTAACGATTGTACGTGAAAACCCAAATAAAGAAATTACGTTACATGTAAAGCGTGATAGTGAGCAATTTAATGTGAAAGTAACACCAACGCTTGATAAAGAAGGAAAAGACGAAGTTGGTAGAATTGGTGTTTATTCTCCTGTAGAGAAAACAGTGATGGGTTCTATTAAATCAGGATTTGAACAAACATACGAATGGACGAAACTAATTTTTGATTCTCTTGTGAAATTAGTAACGGGTCAATTTTCTATTAATGAGTTGTCAGGTCCAGTAGGAATTTATAATCTAACAGATCAAGTTGTAGATTATGGATTTACGCGTGTACTAAGTTTAGCGGCAGTTTTAAGTATTAACCTTGGTTTATTTAATTTATTACCAGTCCCAGCTTTAGACGGTGGACGTTTGTTCTTCTTCTTAATTGAAGCGTTACGAGGAAAACCAATTGATCGTCAAAAAGAAGGAATGGTTCACTTTATTGGGTTTGCATTATTAATGTTGCTTATGTTAGTTGTAACATGGAATGACATCCGTAAGTTTTTCTTGTAA
- the dxr gene encoding 1-deoxy-D-xylulose-5-phosphate reductoisomerase, translating to MKNISLLGASGSIGTQTLDVLRSHPDQFRLVAFSVGKNVDYAVKVIQEFSPQLVSVQREEDVLKLQAVSGNTKVVYGSEGLLEVALHPDTEIVVNAVVGSVGLLPTLRAIEAKKTIGIANKETLVTAGHLVMEAARKHNVSLLPVDSEHSAIFQCLNGENEKRISRLIITASGGSFRDKMRDELHHVTVEDALRHPNWSMGSKITIDSATMMNKGLEVIEAHWLFGIPYEQIDVVLHKESIIHSMVEFEDRSVMAQLGSPDMRVPIQYALTYPDRLPLSDTKQLNLWEMGTLHFEKMDQERFRCLRFAYEAGKTGGSMPAVMNAANEVAVEAFLQKRISFLTVEDLIEKAMHHHTVIARPSLEEIQEIDAATRRFVMEQI from the coding sequence ATGAAAAACATTAGTTTATTAGGTGCGAGCGGATCAATCGGTACACAAACATTAGATGTGTTACGCTCGCACCCAGACCAATTCCGTCTCGTTGCTTTTTCTGTAGGGAAAAATGTTGACTACGCAGTAAAGGTAATTCAAGAATTTTCTCCGCAACTTGTCTCTGTGCAAAGAGAGGAAGATGTTTTAAAATTACAAGCTGTTTCTGGTAATACAAAAGTCGTATATGGTAGCGAAGGTTTATTAGAAGTAGCGTTACACCCAGATACAGAAATTGTAGTGAATGCTGTTGTAGGTAGCGTAGGCTTGTTACCGACACTCCGCGCAATTGAGGCGAAAAAAACAATTGGAATTGCAAACAAAGAAACTTTAGTAACTGCAGGGCATCTTGTAATGGAAGCAGCACGAAAACATAATGTATCGTTACTTCCAGTAGACAGTGAACATTCAGCTATTTTTCAATGCTTGAATGGTGAAAATGAAAAAAGAATCTCTCGATTAATTATAACTGCTTCAGGCGGAAGTTTTCGTGATAAAATGAGAGATGAATTGCATCATGTGACCGTAGAAGATGCGCTTCGTCATCCAAACTGGTCAATGGGTTCGAAAATTACAATTGATTCTGCTACAATGATGAATAAGGGGCTAGAAGTAATTGAAGCACACTGGCTTTTTGGTATCCCTTATGAGCAAATCGATGTTGTTCTACATAAAGAAAGTATTATTCATTCTATGGTTGAATTTGAAGATCGTAGTGTAATGGCACAGCTTGGCTCACCTGATATGCGAGTACCGATTCAATACGCGCTTACATACCCTGATAGATTACCTCTTTCAGACACAAAACAGTTAAATTTATGGGAAATGGGAACATTGCATTTTGAGAAAATGGATCAAGAACGTTTCCGTTGTCTACGTTTTGCGTATGAAGCTGGAAAGACAGGTGGAAGTATGCCGGCTGTAATGAACGCGGCAAATGAAGTAGCTGTTGAAGCTTTTTTACAAAAGAGAATTAGTTTCTTAACAGTGGAAGACCTCATTGAAAAAGCAATGCACCATCACACTGTCATTGCACGTCCGAGCTTAGAGGAAATTCAGGAAATTGACGCAGCCACAAGACGGTTTGTGATGGAACAAATTTAG
- the cdsA gene encoding phosphatidate cytidylyltransferase, protein MKQRIITGVIAAALFIPIVIYGGVPFTVLVYALASIGLYELIRMNKLTLISVPTVLAAVLLWVILIPSSASELFTWIGLGKLEITVVIVLLLLSYTVLSKNTFTFDHASFLLMATTYVGMGFLYLNETRILGIKYVFCALFVIWATDSGAYFIGKAFGKRKLWPEISPNKTIEGSLGGIVCGIVVALVYNMFFPVESNVGILIVLTIIISIFGQIGDLVQSAFKRHYGVKDSGTILPGHGGILDRTDSWLFVLPILYFLLQYN, encoded by the coding sequence GTGAAACAGAGAATTATTACTGGAGTGATTGCTGCCGCGCTATTCATTCCCATCGTAATTTACGGTGGCGTGCCTTTTACAGTTTTAGTGTATGCACTTGCTTCTATAGGTTTATATGAATTAATTCGTATGAACAAGCTTACGCTTATTTCGGTACCAACAGTTTTAGCTGCAGTATTATTGTGGGTTATTTTAATTCCAAGTAGTGCATCAGAGCTGTTTACATGGATTGGATTAGGTAAATTAGAAATCACAGTTGTGATTGTTTTATTACTTTTATCATATACAGTCCTTTCTAAGAATACATTTACTTTTGACCATGCTTCATTTTTACTTATGGCAACGACATATGTTGGAATGGGATTCTTATATTTAAATGAAACGAGAATATTGGGAATCAAATATGTGTTCTGTGCACTATTTGTCATTTGGGCAACTGATTCAGGTGCATATTTCATAGGAAAAGCATTTGGGAAAAGAAAATTGTGGCCAGAGATTAGTCCGAATAAAACGATTGAAGGTTCATTAGGCGGTATTGTTTGTGGAATTGTTGTTGCACTTGTTTACAACATGTTCTTCCCAGTTGAATCTAATGTAGGGATTTTAATTGTGTTGACGATTATCATTTCTATTTTTGGACAAATTGGTGATTTAGTGCAATCTGCATTTAAACGCCATTATGGTGTAAAGGATTCAGGTACAATTTTACCTGGGCATGGTGGTATATTAGATCGAACAGATAGTTGGTTATTTGTGTTACCAATTCTATACTTCTTATTACAATATAATTAA
- the uppS gene encoding isoprenyl transferase, whose translation MMFKKFPFFKSKKVTSFDHLIEKVKKGYIPEHIAIIMDGNGRWAKRRAMPRIAGHHEGMQVVKKITKFASKLDVKVLTLYAFSTENWKRPKKEVDYLMKLPEEFLGAFLPELIEENVQVRVIGQKDRLPTHTRRAMEKAMEDTKENTGLILNFALNYGSRDEIVSAVQHMMKDSEEGKIRSEEISEEMISSYLMTSSLPDPELLIRTSGELRISNFMLWQIAYSEFWFTDVYWPDFTEEHLLNAITDFQHRGRRFGGV comes from the coding sequence ATGATGTTTAAAAAGTTTCCTTTTTTTAAAAGTAAAAAGGTCACATCGTTTGATCATCTCATTGAAAAAGTAAAAAAAGGATATATCCCAGAACACATTGCTATTATTATGGATGGTAATGGAAGATGGGCAAAGAGAAGAGCGATGCCTCGCATTGCTGGCCATCATGAAGGTATGCAAGTTGTGAAAAAAATCACAAAATTTGCAAGTAAGCTTGATGTGAAAGTATTAACTCTTTATGCTTTTTCGACTGAGAACTGGAAAAGACCGAAAAAAGAAGTTGATTATTTGATGAAGCTTCCAGAAGAATTTTTAGGTGCATTTTTACCAGAGTTGATTGAAGAAAACGTACAAGTCCGAGTAATAGGGCAAAAAGATCGTCTTCCTACGCATACGCGCAGAGCGATGGAAAAAGCCATGGAAGATACGAAAGAGAATACGGGATTAATTCTTAATTTCGCGTTAAACTATGGAAGTCGAGATGAAATCGTTTCTGCTGTGCAACATATGATGAAAGATAGTGAAGAAGGAAAAATTCGTTCGGAAGAAATAAGTGAAGAAATGATTTCTTCTTACTTAATGACGAGTTCTTTACCTGATCCAGAGTTGTTAATCCGTACAAGCGGAGAGCTACGTATTAGTAATTTCATGTTATGGCAAATTGCTTATTCGGAATTTTGGTTTACAGATGTGTATTGGCCAGATTTTACCGAGGAACATTTGCTAAATGCGATTACAGACTTTCAGCATAGAGGGCGCAGATTCGGAGGCGTGTAG
- the frr gene encoding ribosome recycling factor yields MGQQVLKSSNEKMEKAVAAYSRELATVRAGRASSSVLDKVQVDYYGAPTPVVQLANITVPEARLLVIQPYDKTSIGDIEKAILKADLGLNPSNDGTVIRIAFPALTEERRRDLVKVVKKYAEEAKVAVRNVRRDSNDDLKKLEKAGDITEDDLRGYTEDIQKETDKYIAKVDEIAKNKEKEIMEV; encoded by the coding sequence ATGGGACAACAAGTATTGAAGTCTTCAAATGAAAAAATGGAAAAAGCAGTTGCTGCTTATTCTCGTGAATTAGCAACAGTTCGCGCTGGTCGCGCAAGCTCTTCTGTATTGGATAAGGTACAAGTTGATTACTATGGTGCACCAACACCAGTTGTGCAATTAGCGAACATTACAGTTCCAGAAGCACGTTTGCTTGTAATTCAACCTTATGATAAAACTTCTATCGGTGATATTGAAAAAGCAATTTTAAAAGCAGATTTAGGCTTAAACCCTTCTAATGATGGAACTGTAATTCGTATTGCATTCCCTGCATTAACAGAAGAGCGTCGTCGTGATCTTGTAAAAGTTGTGAAAAAATATGCTGAGGAAGCAAAAGTTGCTGTTCGTAACGTACGTCGTGACAGTAATGATGACCTTAAGAAGCTTGAAAAAGCTGGCGACATTACAGAAGATGATTTAAGAGGATATACTGAAGATATCCAAAAAGAAACAGATAAATATATTGCAAAAGTTGACGAAATCGCAAAAAACAAAGAAAAAGAAATTATGGAAGTGTAA